The sequence below is a genomic window from Etheostoma cragini isolate CJK2018 chromosome 20, CSU_Ecrag_1.0, whole genome shotgun sequence.
AGTAATGtattaatgttcaatttgtgGCCACCAGGGGTAACAGAGCATTGGAATGTAATTGGACGTCAGATTTGGGTAGTTAGTGTTTTCtataatactgtacatatgacaTGCAATgacaatgttttaaatatggtaaatatataattaaaaatgttaaatttactGTAACCTTGTTTGTACAGCAAAATTCATTTGTAATGATCGCTACCTAAACTACCCGACCAAACTGttgtgatgtcattttaaacatttaaaaaacatttatttttaaggtgaacaaaacattctgaaaataaatttgCGACTCCAATTTAAATTACAAGTTTGTACACTGTATATTATTTGGTTGTATTTTAGATGTAACATTCCTGTTACAGCACTGAGAACATAGTCAGATGTTGCCTAGCCTAATCAATAGAAATGACAGACTTGGTTTTTCTTGTCCAATTTCTACATAGAGAACATCTCCTTTGTGTGTGGTAACAAGGAACAAATTATACTAGAATACATAGCATATGTGTTATGGTTTGGCTAATTAGCAGACAAGATCACTTTCATAGTAATTTGCCCTAATCTATAGTCATAGCAGACCTTTTAAacggcagacattttgacatgtcgaAGCAGGAAAACCCCTACTGTatgtaactaataataataatggtggCTTCATTCTAGTTAGGTAAACCAGTTCCTGGTATTTTGCATGCTGGCATGGAAAACCAAATATTGAATTCTTATTAAGGGTATTGCTTATTACAAATACGGAGACTCCCTTGGTCTGGCAAGacttttaatgtaatgtaaaccaTCAATGTCCCTTTCTGTCAGTGTCTGCAGAGCTAAATACAGTTTACAAAGACACCACAACGTACttataaaacaacttttaatagTAAAACCCACCCACAGCACCAACAAGAAAGACACAAATGTACCTGacacaatatttacataaattgtcaaattattgatttgaatatttaacattGCCATTCCCTTTATAATCAGAAAAActctttataaaaacaatatggaATGGCAGGTTGTTCATCCTCCTTCATAACCAGTGAGTTGTATATGTGAAAGGTCCGTGGCAGGGTGTGATTAAAAAGGCCATTGTTTAGTTCCTTCTCTGTCATTAGTCATCGTCACAGTAGGcttttaaagatataaaaaaagcaCTTTCATGTTCATGAGCAATAACGCAAACATGGACATTACTTTAAAGACTGAGATATACTAGTactgagagatagagagaagagGTAGATGTGTAAGAAGAGAATGTAACAGTAATATCTGTTGAATAACAGGGATATCTTGGTATTCCATTTTGGTATTCCATTTACCCCTAAAATAATTGTTTACAACGCGGTTACAATAACTCATTGCATTATTGAAACTGGTTTGCAGTGCTAATTAAAGAGGGGAATTGACTTTAGTAGACGAGCCACATGGAAAGACGATCCACATGGAAATAACCAGCTATGTTAACAAAAAtataggatttaaaaaaagagtttaaggaaaaaagattcaaaatgcCCAGGCTATATGGCAGTACACTGGCAGTTTGAAACGGGTTAGTTAAAGCCTAAAATAGTCcagtataaatataatttgGATTATATTTATATGGTTAAGGAAAATGTAAGTATTATTCCTTTCTGAATGTAGTAAGTCTGTCTTGGTCACGTATGCACACACAACCTTGAAATATCTTTTGCCTTATCTAGCAATTTAATTACTTCTATCACTAAGTTTGTCTTAACCACAATTACTGCAACCAACTGTAACTCTTAAAAATGCCAAGATGCATCACAAAACCAAAAGAACGTGACAAAAACTGAACTTCAAAAATTGGCATTGTGGAGTGCAAAACTGCACACTCTGTCTCCACACTGTCATATGATTACCACCTAACCACTGTATTCAAAACACCataagaaaaagtaatagttagaagtaataacattaaaacTGACCAAAATCAAAgaacaacaatttaaaatatgtcatGGCACAATCAAACAGGTTCATATATAAACCATAAACCATTTCCTCATATGTCATTGGAAGCTTCCTCAATAATCTTAGTGCTTACAATAACAAAGAATAATGTGGAGTCTGGAAAACAAAACCTGACAGGTTTGTAACTTACcggtttgaatttttttttaaactttaaaagctCCAGTATCCCCAAATAAAGTTCgatgattgatttttttctttcttcttttttctaaagTTGAACTATGGGtatcacattttttgttatttttgtccaATAAAGCTACAGTTGCtaacttttataaaaataactttttgtcatatttgctgaaactgttaCTATATCCTGACAGTAGTAGTTGAGACAGATAATTTGTTCCTCCACccactagtagtagtagtccaTGTAAAGACATCTGCAACCACTCAGAGCCGAGGAGTCTCTAATGCAGTGCCAATGACGTAAACTCCGCTCCCACTGTAAAGCTAGGCAGCGCTGATAAAATACGAGATCAAGATTCTGTCACTGCATAGCCAATTTCACCTTATATGTTTTCAGAACCATATTTTAGTGTACTGTTTagctgtaactttttttttttacatttaacagacaGCAGTTCACAAGCCATTGACAATGCGTTAGAGACGCAGACGCCATTAGGAGCaccaggaggaggaagaggagcttGACTTTTTACACAGATTAACTGTCTCATGTCAAACTGTCTTGATATAGATAGTTACCAACTGAAACTCTAATAGGTAAATACTTTACTTGTCCATtgagtaaacaaacaaatgaaatcgAGAGCCCAATTCTGAACAAAAGTACTGAGTACTATCGTCAGTAAATGTAATGCTTCTATTCCTGTTGTCCTTTAAAGGGATTTAAACCTGTAAATCCTTATAGTGTGTCTGCAGCTTACTGACTGGTGTCACTGTTAGCAGAGGAGTGAAGTGGATTGTGGGAAGATTTAGAGAAATGGACAGCTGTGGTCATTATAATACATGCATTGTATTGCATGTGTATGGTTGTGTGTTCCTTAGCAGTTGAGAATGGGCCTGTTTCTGTCTTGTCTGAATGGGAACACAGGGCTGTCAGAGTCGGACTTCGCTCTGTGGGGACCCAGTGTAGCCACGgcctggaagacaacacacacacacacaatggttttttaaaagttggccacacacacaaaacaagggGGACAAAGACACAGCTCTGAATATCAACAGACATATTTGCACACCTTTCTGATAGCTGTCCAGTCTTCCAGGATGTCCAAGTCGGGTAGCATGTAAACAATATATGGGCGTGGGAGGAGTTAAGGACGGTGCCACAGGAACCAGGGATAAATTAAATTCTGAAGGACACATCTGGATTACAGCATTTGGGCTTTATAGAAGCAGTATAAACACTAATTAGCATCAATGTGAACAGTAACACTAAAAAGGATATCAGACACCACTGAAGGCCGTCTCCTCTTCTTATCTGGACTTAAAGcatctctcctcttcttccttcctGATAACTCATCATTCCACAACTCTgatagagagacacagagagacggtattaaaatgttttgctcatgcattgaatataatatacaatgcTGGATACATGTAGCTTGTTCTTCTTAaaattgttattaaaatgtaatttgttgcACGTTCTGTGTCACCTGATGTAATATCTATGCTGTGTCTGTCTTCCTCCAGTCTTCGAATTTTCTCCTCCAGTTCACTCTGTACTGtgtcaaacagcagcagcttttcactctacacacacacacacacacacacacacacacacacacacaaaaacacacacacacatacacatacacacacacacatacataaatcaTCAGCACTTAAATAGATCAAATAACACTCACTTAAATTCTTATCAAATTCTGAATTTTTAATGGCTTAATGGCTTGCATCACCTCAGCAATACTTCTTtgtaagactgtgtgtgtgtgtgtgtgtgtgtgtgtgcgtgcgtgcgtgcgtgcgtctgaCCTCCCAGTGCTGGCATGCAGCCTGGATTTCACACTCATGCTTGTTCTTCAAGGACTCCAGACACAACTCTCTGTAGATACCTGACAAAGGCAGAGGGAAACACACAATGAGAGAGTGATTTATAAGGAGACAAGAATACATCAGActtcatttgtgtgtctgtgtgttgaagTTACCTGCCACCTTGGTGCGGACCTGCATGTTCTCCAACAGTACAGCCAGAGGCTCCAGATATTCTGCTGCCCGGCCAGCCTCCACCTCTGACAGCTTGCTGTTCACCTGACTGAGACGCTCACGATACAGcctgcacaaaaacacaggtgtaacaATGTATGGCCATAACACATTCCTGTTAATGCCTTTCGTTCAACATTTCatgtttcaaatttaaattcaaaagaaaaacttgaCAAAACGCGAATTCCGTCTCACTGGTCTTTGAGATCGGTGAACTGTTTCTCCAGGTTGGTCATTTCATCCAGACACTCCATCCTTCTCCGCTCACAGTCTTCCTCATCCATTTCTGGAACATGAtagacacactcacaaacacgtCTATATAAGCCATTATGAAGATGAAGGATGAAGAAAGCTGTCTCAGGAGCTGATATGGAAGCAAAACCTGGTAGTCCTATTTCCGATAGATTATGTGTCTGCCAGTCATAAAAGATTTGCAAAGATGCAGTGTCTTGAGGATGAACAACTCACTGAGTGGGGTACACTGCGTACAGTCAATCCTTTGACAGCAACTTCTTtttaatcagaatcatacactgAAATAGTGTTTCTTTTAACGACAACTATTAAGAAAATTACAATAAGAAAGTTTTGCTAATTTTTTACTGTTTAAGAATTTCTCACCAGAGCTATCTCCATCCTCGGAAACAGATGAAGTTTCAGAATCTTCATCCTCTGAGCTGGACGCCTCTTGCTCATGCTCCTCAACCTCCATCTCCTCTGCTGTAATCTCTTTCTTCTCCCGGTCGCGGTGCACCGGCATGGCAGCAAGTCAACTCCAGACTGGTAGTGTTAAATAGAGAGACAACGTCAGACGTCTTTTGGCAGTTTTAACTACATCAAATACCACTTGTACTTTTAACACATTACTTGATTCCATTTGTTAAGTTATAGGCCAACTAATTACAAATGACTTGCTCAACacaataatttagtttttctcccAGGACACAATAGAATTTATGAATAATCATCAAGGAGTTGTAGGGTGACTGCAgtatcaacaaacaaacaaaagacctATTATTTAAGTATCAGTTCATAACTTGAAATgtttctacatttctgttttctatCCATTTGATTGTGTATTCCCCCCATTGTTGTTTACTCAATGCAGGTAGTGATTTGGGGCTGACcgtttttttccaacacatttATATGTTATTTGTAGATTTTTTCATGGTAGATCAATCTGAAAATTTATTTTTGAGATGTAACAAATGCTGTTACGTTAAGGACTATTACTGAAAACAAGAATTGACCCCTATGTATGGCTTTATTAAATTGCTTGAGATTAGTTATTAAATGCTACTTACGCCAATAAATTAGAATTTACTCGATTATCGATATGTTTGCCTTTTTAATCATCAAACTATACAAgataataaacaataacaaacaaggACACGTCAAGTTAGCATTCCTTAGCTTGTTAGCAAGCCAGTAGAAGGCAAACAAGATTAGCAggatttgtcacaaaaaatataaacaaggAAGCTTACAACTAAAGCATAACTCACAAGATGGGGATACGCAAGACGTTTTCGATAGTGTTTAGAGAAAAGCAATATAaacttaaaattatatttttttcctcgGTTACAATTTCACTCGTGTGTCCCAGCTAAGCTAAAAACAAATCTCAGTACGGCGCCCTTATTTGTGTAGGGAGCTGTAGTTTTCCATATCGCCAATGTTCACACCGCTAAAGGTCTAACAACCAGCCGCAAACTACGTTACCCGTCGGCCCTGTAGCTTGAGGTGGACAGTTCGATCAGAACTGTGGAAACGCGTTTAAAACTTTAACGCCAGTACAATTGGAAAAGCTGTTTGTATCAGAAATATACTGAAGTTTTGTAACGTTCGTATATGATATAGTTCAAACTGGATAACCAACGTTTGCTTATTATTGAACTACGGTATGTTGGTGTTGGATTTCTCTGGTATCCATTAGCTTATTTCCCTCCTCCGCCATTATGTTTTCTAAGTGGAGTGGAGTGCAGAGAGCGGAGCTAGCTAATCAGCTAGTTTAGCCTTCAGGCTGCGGACTGTTTTGGAAGGGAGGAGCGATGGATGGATGCTTTGCCCTGCAAcgtttacatttgttttaacagaATGCGCCGACAAAATTTACCCATTGATATCCATCGCGCAATTGTGGATAGCTGCTAATTCGCAGCGTTAATAAATAATACAGgaacatattttttctttataggTAGAAGATTAACGCTAGCTGAGGCTGTTTAAGTGGCTAACGTTTCACAGCTAGCAGCTCCTCCTTGCTGTCTACAGTCGCATTCTTGTGTCTCCTGCCCCAGGAATGTTCTCCAAAAAGCCTCATGGGGACGttaaaaaatcaacacagaAAGTGTTGGACCCAAAGAAGGACGTGCTGACGAGGCTAAAACATCTCAGAATAGTCATAGGtaagttaaaataattattaggCAGCTAACAGGTTAGCCTAACGTTATACGTTGCCAGTCTGTGGATACAGGGAATGCCACTCCAAACTCGCATCGAAAATCACTAATCTCAAAGTTGCCTCGCATGTAAACAGAGAGGCAGCCTTTTTAGAGAACACTTTAAGACAATTTCAGATTGTTTTAGAATTATCACACTTTAGTACCATCGGCACCTCACAAATTAGTCCATTGCAAAGCATTTtgatcaagattttttttttttttttacacattcgTTGATCTTcattatctttttctttctctctcagaaTGACTGTGATGGGCAGTATACTTGATGAGCTTTGTGTATACAGGCTAGAAGTAAAAtacttttgaaagaaaagggAGCTAGCTGTATCCACTGTCAACAGAATCTACCGAGGTAGAAGagtgtttaaatgtgtgcttTTGGCTGTGTAAGAGGCAGTTCCATTACATTGTCACAGGTGACTTTTAAATGAAGTCTATCTTATGTTCGCTTTATAGAAGAGAGTCGGATGTAACGTTAATGTTTATTACCTTGTGATAACGTGTGTATGAAGCTGTCTGCATACAATTTAGGTGATTATGTACGTTGTTAGTAAGTCAGGCTGTTGGGATTTCTCCAAGGGTGTGCCGGATAAAGACCTTGTGTATGACAAATGCTGACGTTTTTAAAcgtgttacacacacaacaaaatactgCTGCCGTTTTGAATGTGTAGGAGGATGTTAGGGTAATGGGTATGAATAAGTGATGAATTTATGATTTGTGCGTGTGTATCTTTTATTGCCATAGGCTTGGCTCTCACTCATGTACACACCCACAACGCACAAACACCGACCGGAGAGGGGAAACAGCCTCTACTATTTCCTCTCAATGTCCAGTACAGTAGCCGAACTTCCTGTTTCTATTCTAagagcgtttgtgtgtgtgtgtgtgtgtgtgtgtgtgtgttagagagagtgagtgtgtgagagagaaaggggtgTGCCCCTCTCCGTGCTGTATGGGGGATACAAGACCTTGATAACAATCACAGAGACACGCAAAgtcgcacacaaacacacttgcagCCACATTGTTTGCGAAGGAATACTCAGACAGCTGAACAATAGCTAACCGCATCGTTTTAACAATCAACATGGTGCCAGACAACCACTTTAAGAAAATGCACAAGGGAACTATTATTTGCAGCACTGATAAGAGCTGGAGCAATGCCACTAACTTTAGAGAGGAAGCAAGCAAAATAATTTGAGCAGGGCCGAGATCCTCCGAGTGGATCGTGGCAAGTGTCTAACGTTCACCACAGAGGCTCCGATCAGTACTCAGCTCATCGATGAGTCTGTGGTAGGGAGCCGAGCCCTTGCAGGCGATCTGTGGTACTCGTCGACACCTGTCAGCAATCTTGCCAAGCGGAGCGGCACCACAGTGACTACCTGTCGGcagtttataaatatattacatatctGCCTGGTTGTCCGTCAATTGGGGGGTGGTCAGCTGGCctaaatctgtttttatggCGTAAACTAAACAGGAAAGCTGcggtttttgaaaaaaagcaggCCAACATGAAATgtacagaatgttttttttacactggaTCTGGCCTTTTTTGTTTGCGCCCCCATCATTTTAGCTTTTCTTGGTAAGAACACTTATTCAGCCTACTTTAGTCACACAACAAAATGTGTCCATTCTCTTCCTTAACGTCAGTTGAAGTGGATTACAGGGTCTGAACAGGAATTTGAATTTTACTCTCGATGTCCTCGGACACCTCTGTGGCAACCAGGGTCATCAGACGCCAGAGAGGCGTTGCTCAGTAGTCAGCACATCAACGAGATTACtggcatttaaaataaacatagtATATACCAAGAGTGTTGgatacttttttaaaaggttttgaaGTATAGtctatacagtggcttgcataagtttacacacacatgctaaagttgtttaaaaagaggaataagaaAATTCCTTCTGGAAATTgatttaatgccttaattaaaaaaatgtaggaaaatccaaccttttaaggacaccattttttttttaaattaaggcattaagatcaatttccagaAGATGTGTTTtagtcctctttttaatcaactttagcattggtgtgtaaacttatgcaagccactgtaccTGATCTGAAAGAATGATTCAACAAGAAGCTTTGAAATCCCTTTGATGCAATCAGGTTATTTAGTAACTGGTCCAAAGCCCTGTTTTGCTCTATTGTTGATGGAGGAACAAAGTGCTTGCCCCACAGTTATGTTTAGGATAAGGACTAAACTTTGACTACATTTATATTGAGGTTAATAATCAGAAGACCTGCGTTCTCGCCGGACGGCCTGATGACTGCctgagtatgtgtatgtgtaaacgCAGCCTTAAACCAGTAAATGTGgtgttaaaatgtctgtgcgctgaggaaaagaaaagagaaccACTCAGCTAGGCTTCTTCGACCGTACAAGGGCAACCACTATGGCATAGAGCACAGACGGCCTCAGTGTGCGAGTGTGTAAAGCACAGTTCAGACTTCATGTAAGCAAACCCAGAGGCTATCACCAGAAGCTCTTCTGAGAGCATAGCCTAATGTCCTTCTAGATGCTTGTGTGTCATCTTTCACATTTGCCCCTAAACTACAGTGGAGCTACGCCCGTATGAgcctgtgttttatctgtgtcTGAGTCAGCGTGTCTCCTTCCCAAATGACAGCCAGTGTTGTTG
It includes:
- the brms1la gene encoding breast cancer metastasis-suppressor 1-like protein-A, with the translated sequence MPVHRDREKKEITAEEMEVEEHEQEASSSEDEDSETSSVSEDGDSSEMDEEDCERRRMECLDEMTNLEKQFTDLKDQLYRERLSQVNSKLSEVEAGRAAEYLEPLAVLLENMQVRTKVAGIYRELCLESLKNKHECEIQAACQHWESEKLLLFDTVQSELEEKIRRLEEDRHSIDITSELWNDELSGRKKRRDALSPDKKRRRPSVVSGPYIVYMLPDLDILEDWTAIRKAVATLGPHRAKSDSDSPVFPFRQDRNRPILNC